The proteins below are encoded in one region of Insulibacter thermoxylanivorax:
- the nrdG gene encoding anaerobic ribonucleoside-triphosphate reductase activating protein: MDTYIRIAGLIKESIVDGPGIRLVVFAQGCKHNCPGCHNPETHSFDEGSLVTVDSIIEQAKRNPLLDGITFSGGEPFEQAQAFAVLARESHKLDLDVMTYTGYSYEYIIRNSSKHKGWEELLNETDILVDGKFELDKRNVLLKFRGSENQRIIDIKRSKAENRIVILD, from the coding sequence ATGGATACTTATATAAGAATTGCGGGACTGATAAAGGAATCCATAGTGGATGGGCCAGGAATTCGATTGGTGGTTTTTGCCCAGGGCTGCAAACATAACTGCCCTGGCTGCCATAACCCGGAAACCCATTCCTTTGATGAAGGTTCATTAGTAACAGTTGACTCAATCATCGAACAAGCCAAAAGGAATCCTCTGCTGGACGGCATTACATTTAGCGGTGGTGAGCCTTTTGAACAGGCCCAGGCATTTGCCGTTCTTGCCCGAGAATCACATAAGCTTGACCTAGATGTAATGACTTACACGGGCTATTCATATGAGTATATTATTAGAAATTCATCCAAACATAAGGGTTGGGAGGAATTGCTGAATGAAACCGATATACTTGTTGATGGCAAGTTTGAATTAGATAAACGAAACGTTCTCTTAAAATTCCGTGGTTCGGAGAACCAAAGGATAATTGATATAAAAAGATCAAAAGCTGAAAATAGGATAGTTATTTTGGATTGA
- a CDS encoding anaerobic ribonucleoside triphosphate reductase: MIAKIRKRDGREEPFNIEKITNAIYKATIAAGEEDYEKAMTLAERVMEQLHKDPNIQVPGVEDIQDIVERVLIEEGLILTAKKYILYRAERTRVREMSTRLMKTYEELTFKESKDHDLKRENANIDGDTAMGTMLKYGSEGAKQFYEMFLLKPEHAEAHKNGDIHIHDLDFYSLTTTCCQIDIVKLFKNGFSTGHGHLREPNDIRSYSALACIAIQSNQNDQHGGQSIPNFDYGMALGVAKTYSRLYKQNLAKGLELLIDINDAVTLINSISEKLAKDHGLYPTLVPNERYLEVEKKYLMDYVYDVDIVHKVQAFAAEKALAETDRNTYQAMEAFIHNLNTMHSRAGAQVPFSSINYGTDTSPEGRLVIKNILMATEAGLGNGEPPIFPVQIFKIKEGVNYNPGDPNYDMFKLACRVSAKRLFPNFSFLDAPFNRKYYKFGCPETEISYMGCRTRVIGNVYDPSREIVYGRGNLSFTTINLPRIAIRSNKDVNVFFGELDKKIDMVIDQLLERYEIQARKKVKNFPFLMGQGVWIDSDKLSWDDEIREVLKHGTLTTGFIGLAECLKALIGKHHGESEEAQRLGLEIVRHMRKRMDDASKMNNMNFTLIATPAEGLSGRFVKMDRKIFGSIAGVTDKEYYTNSFHVPVYYEINAFDKIRIEAPYHELTNAGHITYVEVDGDPTQNLQAFEKIIRAMKEAGIGYGSINHPVDRDPVCGYSGIIGNTCPSCGREEGDNKFERIRRITGYLVGTLDRFNDAKRAEECDRVKHLSFKKSNA; the protein is encoded by the coding sequence ATGATTGCGAAAATCAGGAAGAGGGACGGAAGGGAAGAACCCTTCAACATAGAGAAGATAACCAATGCCATCTATAAGGCAACTATTGCTGCTGGAGAAGAAGACTATGAAAAAGCCATGACTCTGGCAGAGAGAGTTATGGAACAGTTGCATAAAGACCCAAATATTCAGGTTCCGGGTGTTGAGGATATTCAAGACATCGTTGAAAGAGTTTTGATTGAGGAGGGGCTTATCCTAACGGCAAAAAAATATATATTGTACCGTGCTGAACGAACACGTGTCAGGGAAATGAGTACCCGGCTAATGAAAACATATGAGGAATTAACTTTTAAAGAATCCAAGGATCATGATTTGAAACGGGAAAATGCAAACATTGATGGAGATACTGCTATGGGAACCATGCTTAAATATGGTTCTGAGGGAGCGAAACAGTTTTATGAAATGTTCTTATTGAAGCCAGAGCATGCTGAAGCTCATAAAAATGGAGATATTCACATACATGATTTGGACTTCTATAGTCTTACCACTACCTGTTGCCAGATTGATATAGTCAAACTTTTCAAAAATGGTTTCAGCACAGGACATGGACATTTGAGAGAACCAAACGACATCCGCAGCTACTCCGCCCTGGCATGCATAGCAATTCAATCTAATCAGAACGATCAGCATGGCGGACAAAGCATACCCAACTTTGATTATGGAATGGCTTTGGGTGTCGCAAAGACGTATTCCAGACTTTACAAGCAGAACCTAGCCAAAGGTTTGGAATTGTTAATAGATATAAATGATGCGGTAACGCTGATTAACTCAATTTCGGAAAAACTAGCAAAAGATCACGGGCTTTACCCGACATTAGTACCCAACGAGAGATATCTGGAAGTGGAGAAAAAATATCTTATGGACTATGTATATGACGTTGATATTGTCCATAAGGTGCAGGCTTTTGCTGCTGAGAAGGCACTGGCAGAAACCGATAGGAATACGTACCAGGCTATGGAGGCCTTCATTCACAATCTGAATACAATGCACAGCAGAGCAGGAGCCCAGGTACCTTTTAGTTCCATAAATTATGGCACTGATACCTCCCCTGAGGGCAGGCTGGTTATAAAAAACATTCTTATGGCTACGGAAGCAGGTCTCGGAAATGGAGAACCCCCCATATTCCCTGTGCAAATATTCAAGATTAAAGAAGGCGTCAATTATAATCCCGGAGATCCAAACTATGATATGTTCAAGCTTGCATGCAGAGTGAGCGCCAAAAGATTGTTCCCAAACTTTTCATTTCTAGATGCTCCCTTTAACCGTAAATATTATAAGTTTGGATGCCCTGAGACAGAGATCAGCTATATGGGCTGCAGAACAAGGGTTATAGGTAATGTTTATGATCCTTCCAGAGAAATAGTCTACGGAAGAGGAAACTTGAGCTTTACGACGATAAATCTGCCAAGAATTGCGATTAGAAGCAATAAAGACGTCAATGTGTTTTTTGGTGAACTTGATAAGAAGATAGACATGGTAATTGACCAGCTTCTTGAAAGGTATGAAATTCAAGCCCGAAAGAAGGTTAAAAACTTTCCATTCTTAATGGGCCAGGGCGTATGGATCGACTCTGATAAGCTTAGCTGGGATGACGAGATCAGGGAAGTGCTGAAACACGGAACGCTTACAACTGGTTTTATTGGATTAGCTGAATGTTTAAAGGCATTAATCGGCAAACACCATGGTGAATCTGAGGAAGCGCAGAGACTAGGCCTGGAAATAGTACGACATATGAGAAAACGTATGGATGATGCTAGTAAAATGAACAACATGAACTTTACACTTATTGCAACTCCTGCTGAAGGGCTGTCAGGTAGATTTGTCAAAATGGACAGGAAGATATTCGGTTCAATTGCGGGCGTTACCGATAAAGAATATTACACAAACAGTTTCCATGTTCCAGTATACTATGAAATTAATGCATTTGATAAGATAAGGATTGAAGCTCCATACCACGAGTTAACCAACGCAGGGCATATCACATATGTAGAGGTGGATGGTGATCCAACACAAAACCTGCAGGCTTTTGAGAAAATAATCAGAGCAATGAAAGAAGCCGGTATCGGATATGGTTCTATTAATCATCCGGTAGACAGAGATCCTGTATGCGGATATAGCGGAATTATCGGTAATACATGCCCCTCCTGCGGTCGTGAAGAAGGAGATAACAAATTTGAACGGATAAGGCGTATTACGGGATATCTCGTGGGAACTCTTGATAGATTCAATGATGCTAAAAGAGCTGAGGAGTGTGACAGAGTAAAGCATTTATCGTTCAAAAAAAGTAATGCTTAA
- the nrdF gene encoding class 1b ribonucleoside-diphosphate reductase subunit beta has protein sequence MFDLKRYEAVNWNRNGQNLVKVFWDQQWKQIWFPEEIAVSKDVKQWSQFEHQETYKQVLAGLTLLDTIQTNIGMNEIARYAPDLQEKALYTVFASFEAIHAKSYSYIFTTLCTNSEIDAIFEWVKRNEYLQYKANRIGDVYRSIQDDDSVSLWKAMFASVMLESFLFYSGFFYPLYLGGLGTLRNSAEVISLILRDESIHGVAVGYFAQQLFNKFPDSLKEELTVWGYEFLLDLYHNELEYTNDVYAETGLGPEVKSYVRYNANKALMNLGLDAMFPDEEINPIVMNGIRNEGSTYDFFSQKGSTYAVAKVAPITDETFRF, from the coding sequence ATGTTCGATTTGAAGCGTTATGAAGCGGTGAATTGGAACCGGAACGGGCAGAATTTGGTGAAAGTGTTTTGGGACCAGCAATGGAAGCAGATCTGGTTTCCCGAAGAAATCGCCGTCAGCAAGGATGTGAAGCAATGGAGCCAATTTGAACATCAGGAAACGTACAAGCAGGTGCTGGCCGGATTGACTTTGCTCGACACGATTCAGACGAACATCGGGATGAACGAAATTGCCCGCTATGCGCCTGATCTGCAGGAAAAGGCGTTGTATACGGTGTTTGCTTCTTTTGAGGCAATTCACGCGAAATCGTATTCGTATATTTTCACCACATTATGTACGAACAGTGAAATCGATGCCATCTTTGAATGGGTTAAGCGTAATGAATATTTGCAATACAAGGCGAACAGAATCGGTGACGTCTATCGTTCGATTCAGGACGATGATTCTGTTTCTCTGTGGAAGGCGATGTTTGCTTCCGTCATGCTGGAGTCATTCCTGTTCTATTCCGGATTTTTCTACCCGCTGTATTTGGGAGGTCTAGGAACATTGCGCAACAGCGCGGAGGTTATTTCCCTTATTCTGCGGGACGAATCGATTCACGGGGTTGCCGTCGGATATTTTGCGCAGCAACTGTTTAACAAATTTCCGGACTCGTTGAAAGAGGAACTGACGGTTTGGGGCTATGAATTTTTGCTTGATTTGTATCACAATGAGCTGGAATATACGAATGACGTGTATGCTGAAACCGGTCTCGGCCCTGAAGTGAAAAGCTATGTCCGCTATAATGCCAATAAAGCTCTGATGAATCTCGGTTTAGACGCAATGTTTCCCGATGAGGAGATCAATCCGATCGTCATGAACGGGATTAGGAATGAAGGTTCGACCTATGATTTTTTCTCGCAGAAAGGCTCGACGTATGCGGTGGCCAAAGTGGCCCCCATCACCGACGAAACGTTTCGTTTTTGA